The following are encoded in a window of Amaranthus tricolor cultivar Red isolate AtriRed21 chromosome 2, ASM2621246v1, whole genome shotgun sequence genomic DNA:
- the LOC130804994 gene encoding uncharacterized protein LOC130804994, translated as MASIATTHSSLWSSGARQCFSGRFSEGRRPGYKGAVLPHKSNFSGSCDVFYNNHCHKAGKHHVFCCSSLNKNDPIEPEDENSDAESSNPESQPASGDNFRDNLERIIGIDDSKFSGADLAALIRNKYGRSYDVQLIKKEFMGRNLLAMNVMWKYREQRSFPLTEEEYILRLDDVANNLRCWGAVSHIRNSLAKLKERPRIGKAVSIFIDMDESGARSNEWIYK; from the exons ATGGCGAGCATTGCTACAACACATTCCAGTCTATGGTCGTCTGGAGCTCGACAATGTTTTAGTGGAAGATTTAGTGAAGGCAGAAGACCAGGATATAAAGGAGCTGTACTTCCTCACAAATCAAACTTTTCTGGGAGTTGTGATGTTTTCTACAACAATCACTGTCATAAAGCTGGAAAACATCATGTTTTTTGTTGCAGCTCACTGAATAAGAATGATCCAATTGAGCCAGAAGATGAAAACTCAGATGCAGAATCATCAAATCCTGAAAGCCAACCG GCAAGCGGTGACAATTTTAGGGACAATCTGGAAAGAATTATTGGAATTGATGACTCTAAGTTCAGTGGGGCAGACCTTGCAGCTCTTATAAGAAACAAATATGGAAGGTCCTACGACGTTCAACTTATAAAGAAG GAGTTCATGGGAAGAAACCTTCTTGCTATGAATGttatgtggaagtaccgagagCAG AGATCATTCCCATTAACCGAAGAGGAATACATACTGAGGCTTGATGATGTAGCCAACAATCTGAGATGTTGGGGTGCCGTCTCACATATCAGAAACAGCCTCGCAAAGTTGAAAGAGAGGCCACGGATCGGAAAG GCTGTGAGCATATTTATAGACATGGATGAGTCCGGTGCGCGTTCAAATGAATGGATCTACAAATGA
- the LOC130805567 gene encoding uncharacterized protein LOC130805567 has translation MHIDIKLCTNQLIHVEVHPKVGPPFVASFVYAYTAKKERLTLFDSLVEIARTINVPWLVMGDFNCIANLNEGVGQVVRASEIAPLKSCMHTYGLHDVKGNGRLFTWNNKQAGVRRVFSKIDRTMCNHLWEDKFLEAEVTFLPEGDFDHPPMLLQFFKQELKSNFQQPIQASVAQVKEPTLKLKCNCMKTHMILLWKITHPNQIQEAFISFYSNMLCSKLENRRRINMSTIHSGPILTPDLWPLLDLSFSPQEIKEAIWSIHDNKALGLDGFNSKFYKASWPVVSPNLVNAIQSFFRNGKLLKSWNIPAITLIPKVPCPSQPGDFRPISCCHTLYKCISKPICSRLKRVLGRVINQTQGAFVAGRLISHNILLCQDLVKHYSKKYCCKNPTYR, from the exons ATGCACATTGATATAAAACTCTGCACAAATCAATTGATTCATGTCGAAGTCCACCCGAAGGTAGGACCTCCTTTTGTTGCCTCCTTTGTCTATGCCTATACTGCAAAAAAGGAGCGGCTTACCCTTTTCGACTCTCTAGTTGAGATTGCACGGACTATTAATGTTCCATGGCTTGTCATGGGTGATTTCAACTGCATCGCAAACCTTAACGAGGGAGTAGGTCAAGTGGTTAGAGCCTCTGAAATCGCCCCCCTTAAGAGTTGTATGCACACCTATGGACTTCATGACGTGAAAGGTAATGGAAGACTCTTCACCTGGAACAACAAACAAGCAGGGGTTCGAAGAGTCTTTAGCAAAATTGACAGAACTATGTGCAATCATCTATGGGAGGACAAATTCCTAGAGGCCGAGGTTACGTTCCTTCCTGAGGGGGATTTTGATCACCCTCCTATGCTCCTCCAATTCTTTAAACAG GAATTGAAATCCAATTTCCAACAACCCATTCAAGCCTCTGTTGCTCAAGTGAAAGAGCCCACTTTGAAGCTCAAATGCAACTGCATGAAAACCCACATGATATTACTTTG GAAAATCACCCACCCTAACCAAATCCAAGAGGCCTTCATCTCGTTCTACTCTAATATGTTGTGCAGCAAACTAGAGAATAGGAGAAGAATCAATATGTCTACTATTCATTCTGGGCCTATCCTCACCCCCGACTTGTGGCCCTTACTTGATCTCTCCTTTAGTCCTCAAGAAATTAAAGAAGCTATTTGGAGTATCCATGATAACAAAGCCCTGGGTCTAGATGGTTTCAATAGCAAATTCTACAAAGCTTCATGGCCTGTGGTAAGTCCTAATTTGGTTAACGCTATTCAATCCTTTTTTCGAAACGGTAAACTCTTGAAGTCCTGGAACATTCCAGCTATTACTCTTATTCCTAAAGTCCCCTGCCCCTCCCAGCCTGGAGACTTTAGACCTATCTCATGTTGTCACACCCTATACAAGTGTATCTCCAAACCCATATGCTCTAGACTGAAGAGAGTCCTTGGAAGGGTAATAAATCAGACACAAGGTGCCTTTGTTGCAGGAAGACTCATCTCCCACAACATTTTGCTATGCCAGGACCTTGTAAAACACTACTCCAAGAAATACTGTTGTAagaacccgacttaccgttga
- the LOC130805568 gene encoding uncharacterized protein LOC130805568, translating to MEYLSRLLKVAGDHENFRFHPRCNRLKLNHLCFADDLMIFCRGDLAFVRILQDKLEFFANSSGLVATSSKSDMYLAVECERLVVRMTSKIRSWQVRNLSYAARLQLVSTVLMNITNFWCQIFVLPKKVLKQVNAICRAYLWHGKVDSDTPGWAFKKICKVKDRMGQWVHNSSYSIKEVYHELLGVGQPVNWVSFVWNRSSIPKARFILWLAVNERLKSRDKLATLGLILTDTCPSCGLISESHYHLFFACIYSLQCLRDILTWLGIRIISDSLADFASRK from the exons ATGGAGTATCTTTCTAGATTACTAAAGGTTGCTGGGGATCATGAGAACTTCAGATTTCACCCAAGGTGTAATAGACTCAAACTGAACCATCTGTGCTTTGCGGATGATTTAATGATATTTTGTCGGGGTGACTTGGCTTTTGTTAGAATCCTTCAAGATAAATTAGAGTTTTTTGCGAATTCCTCTGGTTTGGTTGCAACCTCTTCAAAATCTGACATGTATCTTGCAG TTGAATGTGAACGTCTTGTTGTGAGAATGACCTCTAAGATTAGATCTTGGCAAGTCCGAAATCTCTCTTATGCAGCTAGACTACAACTTGTTTCCACTGTTTTGATGAATATCACAAACTTTTGGTGTCAAATCTTTGTGTTGCCTAAGAAGGTGCTAAAGCAGGTGAATGCAATCTGTAGAGCATATCTATGGCATGGGAAAGTTGATTCTGATACCCCTG GCTGGGCTTTTAAGAAGATATGCAAGGTTAAAGATAGGATGGGTCAATGGGTGCATAATAGCTCTTACTCTATTAAAGAAGTCTATCATGAGCTCTTAGGGGTTGGGCAGCCAGTTAACTGGGTGAGTTTTGTATGGAATAGAAGCTCCATTCCCAAAGCTCGATTCATATTATGGTTAGCGGTGAATGAGAGATTGAAGTCTAGGGACAAGTTGGCTACATTAGGGCTCATCCTTACTGACACATGTCCATCATGTGGTTTGATATCAGAATCTCACTATCATCTGTTTTTTGCTTGTATCTATAGCCTTCAATGTCTTCGAGACATTTTGACATGGTTGGGTATCAGGATTATTAGTGATTCCCTTGCTGATTTTGCATCTCGGAAGTGA